The following are encoded in a window of Mycobacteroides chelonae CCUG 47445 genomic DNA:
- the yhjD gene encoding inner membrane protein YhjD, with amino-acid sequence MVAEDDKPGILDRYRARFPWFDHVMRMQERYQKVNGNFYAAGITYFTVFALFPLMMVGFAVMGFVLSRRPDTIAELRGRISGAISGEVGNQLINLMDTAIASRTSLGIAGLATAAWAGLGWMANVRAALSAMWEQPNDSDGFVRGKLSDLVALGSTFVALALTIAVTVIGNEKTILRILGWFGLHDISIPAVLLKVVTIAIATVLSWALFTWMISRLPRERLPFSSAVRAGLIAAIGFELFKQVASIYLSVIMHGPAGSTFGPVLGIMVFAYITARLLLYATAWAATSDENRPFMYVPPPEPVVITTRIETVERPSKLGVVAAFGAGALGALGISWLGRGGD; translated from the coding sequence GTGGTGGCCGAAGACGATAAGCCCGGGATTCTCGACCGCTATCGCGCAAGGTTTCCCTGGTTCGACCACGTCATGCGCATGCAGGAGCGCTATCAAAAGGTCAACGGCAACTTCTACGCCGCTGGAATCACGTATTTCACGGTATTTGCGCTGTTTCCGCTGATGATGGTCGGATTCGCGGTCATGGGCTTCGTCTTGTCCAGGCGACCGGACACGATTGCGGAGTTACGGGGCCGGATCAGCGGGGCCATCTCCGGCGAGGTGGGCAATCAGCTAATCAATCTGATGGATACCGCGATTGCCTCGCGTACCAGCCTGGGCATCGCGGGTCTTGCGACCGCGGCCTGGGCCGGGCTGGGGTGGATGGCCAACGTGCGGGCGGCGCTGAGCGCCATGTGGGAGCAGCCCAACGACTCCGACGGGTTCGTGCGGGGCAAGCTCTCAGATTTGGTGGCATTGGGCTCGACGTTCGTGGCGCTGGCTCTCACCATCGCGGTCACCGTTATCGGTAATGAGAAAACGATCCTGCGGATACTTGGCTGGTTCGGGCTGCATGACATCTCCATACCCGCAGTGCTGCTCAAGGTCGTCACCATCGCCATAGCGACCGTGTTGTCGTGGGCGTTGTTCACGTGGATGATCTCGCGGCTACCGAGGGAGCGGCTGCCGTTCTCCAGTGCGGTGCGCGCCGGTCTCATCGCGGCGATCGGCTTCGAGCTGTTCAAACAGGTCGCGTCGATCTATCTGAGCGTGATCATGCATGGTCCTGCGGGCTCCACGTTCGGCCCGGTGCTGGGCATCATGGTGTTCGCGTACATCACTGCCCGTCTGCTGTTGTATGCCACCGCGTGGGCGGCCACCTCCGATGAGAACCGGCCCTTTATGTATGTGCCGCCGCCCGAGCCGGTGGTCATCACCACGCGGATCGAGACCGTCGAGCGGCCCTCGAAGCTGGGTGTCGTGGCCGCCTTCGGCGCTGGAGCACTCGGTGCCCTGGGTATTTCGTGGCTAGGCCGCGGCGGCGATTAG
- the trpS gene encoding tryptophan--tRNA ligase, with protein MTADRTAETAARGRLFSGIQPTADSLHLGNMLGAVQQWVRLQHEYEALFCVVDLHAITVAQDPEELRRRTRAVVAQYVALGVDPAESAIFVQSHVPAHTELAWVLGCLTGYGEASRMTQFKDKSAKQGNDATTVGLFTYPVLMAADILLYQTNVVPVGDDQRQHLELTRDVAQRFNGRYGQTFVLPETFVPKNAARIYDLQDPTVKMSKSASTPAGLINLLDDPAVSAKKIKSAQTDSDREIRFDREAKPGVSNLLSIQSALTGADIGTLVDGYAGRGYGDLKKDTAEALVEFVTPVRDRTNELLTDTAALDDILAAGATRARELAEKTLTEVYDRIGFVRPAR; from the coding sequence ATGACTGCCGACAGGACTGCTGAAACCGCAGCCCGGGGACGCCTGTTCTCCGGGATTCAACCCACCGCCGATTCTCTCCATCTCGGAAATATGCTGGGCGCGGTGCAGCAGTGGGTGCGGTTGCAGCACGAATACGAGGCGCTGTTCTGTGTCGTTGACCTGCATGCCATCACGGTCGCGCAGGACCCCGAGGAGCTACGCCGACGCACCCGCGCAGTGGTTGCCCAGTACGTGGCGCTGGGTGTCGACCCGGCCGAGAGCGCGATCTTCGTGCAGAGCCATGTCCCGGCGCACACCGAATTGGCTTGGGTGCTGGGATGTTTGACCGGCTACGGCGAAGCGTCCCGGATGACGCAGTTCAAGGACAAGTCCGCCAAGCAGGGAAATGACGCCACCACCGTCGGTCTGTTCACCTATCCGGTGTTGATGGCCGCCGACATCCTGCTGTACCAGACGAATGTGGTGCCGGTGGGCGATGATCAGCGTCAGCATCTCGAGCTGACTCGCGATGTGGCGCAGCGGTTCAATGGACGCTATGGCCAGACGTTCGTGCTGCCGGAGACATTCGTGCCCAAGAACGCGGCGCGGATCTACGACCTGCAGGACCCGACGGTGAAGATGAGCAAGTCCGCTTCGACACCCGCCGGGTTGATCAACCTGCTCGACGATCCGGCGGTTTCGGCCAAGAAGATCAAGTCGGCGCAGACCGACAGTGACCGGGAGATTCGTTTTGACCGGGAAGCCAAGCCGGGTGTCTCGAACCTGCTGAGCATCCAGTCCGCGCTCACCGGCGCCGATATCGGCACACTCGTCGACGGCTATGCCGGGCGGGGTTACGGCGACCTGAAGAAGGACACCGCCGAGGCGCTTGTCGAGTTCGTCACGCCGGTGCGTGACCGGACAAATGAGCTGCTCACCGATACCGCGGCGCTTGACGACATCTTGGCGGCGGGTGCGACGCGCGCCCGGGAGCTGGCAGAGAAAACTCTCACCGAGGTCTATGACCGGATAGGGTTTGTCCGGCCCGCGAGGTAG
- a CDS encoding exodeoxyribonuclease III codes for MSTEKITVTTINVNGIRAAVKERSTENRGLLPWLEQTTADIVCLQEVRAENEQLQEALAPALAAGWHVVNASSSVKGRNGVGILSRIPAASTKVTLDADGGEFDEAGRYLEAQIGDLTVASIYLPTGEAGTARQDEKERFMAAVGARMAKLVANGRDTVICGDWNIGHTERDIKAWKANQKKAGFLPEERAWVGSLLEAGWVDTFRLLHPDADGPYSWWSWRGKAFDNDAGWRIDYHLATADLGQRAHSARVERADAYALRWSDHAPVTVEYRLH; via the coding sequence ATGAGCACCGAGAAGATCACCGTCACCACCATCAACGTCAACGGCATTCGCGCCGCGGTCAAAGAGCGGTCCACGGAGAACCGGGGGCTGTTGCCCTGGTTGGAGCAGACGACCGCCGACATCGTGTGTCTGCAAGAGGTGCGTGCCGAGAACGAGCAACTTCAGGAGGCGCTGGCGCCGGCGCTGGCCGCGGGGTGGCACGTGGTGAACGCCTCGTCGAGCGTGAAGGGCCGCAACGGCGTGGGGATTCTCAGTCGCATCCCGGCCGCCTCGACCAAGGTCACACTCGACGCCGATGGCGGCGAGTTCGATGAAGCCGGCCGCTATCTGGAGGCCCAGATCGGCGATCTCACGGTGGCGAGCATCTACCTGCCCACCGGGGAAGCGGGCACGGCGCGCCAGGACGAGAAGGAACGTTTCATGGCGGCGGTAGGCGCCAGGATGGCCAAACTGGTGGCCAATGGGCGTGACACGGTGATCTGCGGTGATTGGAACATCGGGCATACCGAGCGAGACATCAAGGCGTGGAAGGCGAATCAGAAGAAGGCCGGGTTCCTGCCGGAGGAGCGGGCCTGGGTCGGCTCGCTGCTCGAGGCCGGATGGGTCGATACCTTCCGGTTGCTGCACCCCGATGCCGACGGACCGTACAGCTGGTGGTCGTGGCGGGGTAAGGCCTTCGACAATGACGCCGGCTGGCGCATCGACTATCACCTGGCCACCGCTGATCTCGGTCAGCGTGCCCACTCGGCGCGGGTCGAGCGCGCCGATGCCTACGCACTGCGCTGGTCCGACCATGCGCCGGTGACGGTCGAGTACCGGCTGCACTAG
- a CDS encoding alpha/beta fold hydrolase, with the protein MLEAILSKPSSRRAPIEMGEGEPVLLLHPFMLSQSVWETVAEQLADAGYEVFAPTYPGHNGGGPMPKLPPFSQRSVDVYLDQLEQIMDQKGWETAHLVGNSLGGWIALGLAQRGRARSVTAIAPAGGWTKYSLLKAEIVVKFAAMLPWLAFSRLVGRRAAGLPFVKFATARTLCGETEALSLPDFHSIFEDITHCPAYFASLTSILPAPGLQHLNTISVPAQLVLCEKDEIVPPGRFGKLIGQGLPTDARRITLAGMGHVPMLEAPGQVTEVITDLIDPLVAAKRSAASDAG; encoded by the coding sequence ATGCTGGAAGCCATATTGTCGAAGCCGTCGAGCAGGCGGGCACCGATCGAGATGGGCGAGGGCGAACCGGTTCTGCTGCTGCATCCCTTCATGCTGTCGCAGTCGGTGTGGGAGACCGTCGCCGAGCAGCTCGCCGATGCCGGATATGAGGTGTTCGCACCCACCTACCCCGGACACAACGGCGGTGGGCCGATGCCCAAGCTGCCGCCGTTCTCGCAGCGGTCGGTCGACGTATACCTGGACCAGCTCGAACAGATCATGGACCAAAAGGGCTGGGAAACAGCGCATCTGGTGGGCAACTCGCTGGGCGGCTGGATCGCCCTGGGGCTGGCGCAGCGTGGCCGCGCCCGCAGCGTCACCGCCATCGCCCCCGCGGGTGGCTGGACCAAATACTCGCTGTTGAAGGCCGAGATCGTGGTGAAGTTCGCCGCCATGCTCCCCTGGCTGGCGTTCTCGCGGCTCGTGGGCCGTCGCGCAGCGGGCCTGCCGTTCGTCAAGTTCGCCACCGCCCGCACCCTGTGCGGCGAGACCGAGGCACTGAGCCTGCCGGACTTCCACAGCATCTTTGAGGACATCACGCACTGCCCGGCATACTTCGCGTCGTTGACGTCGATCTTGCCTGCGCCGGGTCTGCAGCACCTGAACACCATCTCGGTACCGGCACAGCTGGTGTTGTGCGAGAAGGACGAGATCGTGCCCCCGGGCCGGTTCGGCAAGCTCATCGGCCAGGGCCTGCCCACCGATGCACGACGGATCACCCTGGCGGGCATGGGTCACGTGCCCATGCTCGAGGCTCCCGGTCAGGTCACCGAGGTCATCACCGACCTGATCGATCCATTGGTCGCCGCCAAGCGCAGCGCGGCCTCCGACGCCGGCTAG
- a CDS encoding NADP-dependent isocitrate dehydrogenase — protein MSAQQPTIIYTLTDEAPLLATYSFLPIIRAFAGPAGIDVQTSDISVAARILSEFAEYLPEDQRVPDNLAELGRLTQLPETNIIKLPNISASVPQLLAAIKELQGKGYKLPDYPGDPKNDEEKAIVARYTKCLGSAVNPILREGNSDRRAPKAVKEYARKHPHSMGEWSQASRTHVATMKEGDFYHGEKSLTLDSDRKVKMVLTTKSGETVVLKPEVKLRKGDIIDSMFMSKQALCDFYEEQIEDAYKTGVMLSLHVKATMMRVSHPIVFGHAVKIFYKDAFEKHQQLFDELGVNVNNGLSDLYSKIEALPASQHEEIIRDLHACHEHRPELAMVDSAKGISNFHSPSDVIVDASMPAMIRAGGKMYGADGKLKDTKAVNPESTFSRIYQEMINFVKTHGQFDPTTMGTVPNVGLMAQKAEEYGSHDKTFEIAEAGVADIVDIDTGEVLLSQNVDEGDIWRMPVVTDAAIQDWVKLAVTRGRESGMNVVFWLDTERPHEVELRKKVKEYLQDHDTEGLKIQVVPQVWAMRYTLERLIRGKDTIAATGNILRDYLTDLFPILELGTSAKMLSIVPLMAGGGLYETGAGGSAPKHVSQLVEENHLRWDSLGEFLALAVSLEDLGIKTGNPRAKILATTLDAATGKLLENDKSPSRKAGELDNRGSQFYLALYWAAELAAQTEDVELAELFAPLAKQLVENEDEIVAELAAVQGSPADIGGYYAPDPDKTAAVMRPSQTFNAVLASVEV, from the coding sequence ATGAGTGCGCAGCAGCCGACCATCATCTACACGCTGACAGACGAGGCGCCGCTGCTTGCGACGTACTCCTTCTTGCCGATCATCCGGGCCTTCGCGGGCCCCGCCGGTATCGACGTCCAAACCAGCGATATCTCCGTTGCCGCACGCATCCTCTCCGAGTTCGCCGAGTATCTCCCCGAGGATCAGCGCGTCCCGGACAACCTGGCCGAGCTGGGCCGCCTGACGCAGCTGCCCGAGACGAACATCATCAAGTTGCCGAACATCAGCGCATCGGTGCCGCAGCTACTGGCCGCCATCAAGGAACTGCAGGGCAAGGGCTACAAACTGCCTGATTATCCCGGGGATCCGAAGAACGACGAAGAGAAGGCCATTGTGGCGCGGTACACCAAGTGTCTTGGTAGTGCCGTGAACCCCATTCTGCGTGAAGGCAACTCGGACCGGCGTGCCCCCAAGGCGGTCAAGGAGTACGCCCGCAAGCACCCGCACAGCATGGGGGAGTGGTCGCAGGCCTCGCGCACCCACGTCGCCACCATGAAGGAGGGCGATTTCTATCACGGCGAGAAGTCGCTCACCCTGGATAGCGACCGCAAGGTCAAGATGGTCCTGACCACTAAGAGCGGCGAAACCGTCGTGCTCAAGCCCGAGGTCAAGCTGCGCAAGGGCGACATCATCGACAGCATGTTCATGAGTAAGCAGGCGCTCTGCGATTTTTACGAGGAGCAGATCGAGGACGCCTACAAGACCGGCGTGATGCTGTCACTGCATGTCAAGGCCACCATGATGCGGGTCAGTCACCCGATCGTCTTCGGCCATGCGGTCAAGATCTTCTACAAGGACGCCTTCGAGAAGCACCAGCAGCTGTTCGACGAGCTGGGCGTCAACGTCAACAACGGACTGTCCGACCTGTACAGCAAGATCGAGGCCCTGCCGGCATCGCAGCACGAAGAAATCATTCGTGACCTGCACGCCTGCCACGAGCACCGCCCCGAGCTGGCCATGGTGGACTCGGCCAAGGGCATCTCGAACTTCCATTCGCCCAGCGACGTGATCGTCGACGCCTCGATGCCCGCGATGATCCGGGCCGGCGGCAAGATGTACGGCGCGGACGGCAAGCTCAAGGACACCAAGGCCGTCAACCCGGAGTCGACCTTCTCCCGGATTTACCAGGAGATGATCAACTTCGTGAAGACCCACGGCCAGTTCGATCCGACCACCATGGGCACCGTTCCCAACGTGGGTCTCATGGCACAGAAGGCCGAGGAGTACGGCAGCCACGACAAGACCTTCGAGATCGCCGAGGCCGGCGTCGCCGACATCGTCGACATCGACACCGGCGAGGTGCTGCTGAGCCAGAACGTGGACGAGGGCGACATCTGGCGCATGCCGGTTGTCACCGACGCCGCTATCCAGGACTGGGTCAAGCTCGCCGTCACCCGGGGGCGCGAGTCCGGGATGAACGTGGTGTTCTGGCTGGACACCGAGCGTCCGCACGAGGTGGAACTGCGTAAGAAGGTCAAGGAATACCTGCAGGACCACGACACCGAGGGCCTCAAGATCCAGGTTGTGCCGCAGGTGTGGGCCATGCGCTACACCCTGGAACGGCTGATCCGCGGCAAGGACACCATCGCCGCCACCGGCAACATCCTGCGCGATTACCTGACGGACCTGTTCCCGATCCTGGAGCTGGGCACCAGCGCCAAGATGCTCTCCATCGTGCCGTTGATGGCAGGCGGTGGACTGTACGAGACCGGTGCCGGCGGTTCGGCCCCCAAGCACGTGAGTCAGCTGGTCGAGGAGAATCACCTGCGCTGGGATTCGCTCGGTGAGTTCCTCGCGCTGGCCGTCAGCCTGGAGGACCTGGGCATCAAGACCGGGAACCCGCGGGCCAAGATTCTGGCCACGACGCTGGACGCGGCGACCGGGAAGCTGCTGGAGAACGACAAGAGCCCGTCGCGCAAGGCCGGGGAGCTCGACAACCGTGGCAGCCAGTTCTACCTGGCCCTGTACTGGGCGGCCGAGCTTGCCGCTCAGACCGAGGACGTCGAGCTGGCCGAGCTGTTCGCGCCGCTGGCCAAGCAGCTGGTCGAGAACGAGGACGAGATCGTCGCCGAGCTTGCCGCCGTGCAGGGCAGCCCGGCCGATATCGGCGGCTACTACGCGCCGGACCCCGACAAGACCGCCGCGGTGATGCGGCCGAGCCAGACCTTCAACGCCGTACTGGCATCCGTCGAGGTATAG
- a CDS encoding bifunctional o-acetylhomoserine/o-acetylserine sulfhydrylase: MTDIDPTARWAFETKQIHAGQTADPATNARALPIYQTTSYVFNDTAHAAALFGLSEEGNIYTRIGNPTQNVVEERIAALEGGVAALLLASGQAAATLAIINIAQAGDNIVSSPRLYGGTYNLLHYTLPRLGISTTFVEDPDDLDSWRRAITPQTKALFAESISNPKNDILDIPGISKIAHEAGVPLIVDNTVATPYLIQPLAHGADIVVHSATKYLGGHGNAIGGVIIDGGTFDWTQGRHPGFTTPDPSYHGVVFADLGAPAYALKARVQLLRDLGPAISPFNAFLIAQGLETLSLRVQRHVENAQRVAEYLAAQPEVTGVNYAGLPTSPWHERAKSLAPKGAGAVLAFELDGGVEAATTFIDSLTLHSQVANIGDVRSLVIHPATTTHAQLAPAEQVASGVTPGLVRLAVGIEGIDDILSDLDTGFAAVRRLKQPAAVASS, translated from the coding sequence ATGACCGATATCGATCCCACCGCCCGATGGGCGTTTGAGACCAAGCAGATCCACGCGGGCCAGACCGCCGACCCGGCGACCAACGCCCGGGCCCTGCCGATCTACCAGACCACGTCCTATGTCTTCAACGACACCGCGCACGCGGCCGCGCTGTTCGGGCTGTCCGAAGAGGGCAACATTTACACCCGTATCGGTAACCCGACTCAGAATGTCGTCGAGGAGCGCATCGCTGCCCTCGAAGGCGGCGTGGCGGCGCTGCTGCTGGCCTCCGGGCAGGCGGCAGCGACATTGGCCATCATCAACATCGCGCAGGCCGGTGACAACATCGTGTCGAGCCCGCGTCTGTATGGCGGCACGTACAACCTGTTGCACTACACGTTGCCGCGCCTGGGGATCTCGACCACCTTCGTTGAGGATCCCGACGACCTCGACTCCTGGCGCCGCGCCATCACACCACAGACCAAGGCACTCTTCGCCGAATCGATCTCCAACCCCAAGAACGACATTCTCGACATTCCGGGCATCTCGAAGATCGCGCACGAAGCGGGCGTCCCCCTCATCGTCGACAACACCGTCGCCACTCCCTATCTGATCCAGCCGCTGGCCCACGGCGCCGACATCGTGGTGCACTCAGCCACCAAATACCTTGGCGGACACGGCAATGCGATCGGTGGCGTGATCATCGACGGCGGCACCTTCGATTGGACCCAGGGCCGCCACCCCGGATTCACCACGCCGGACCCGAGCTACCACGGCGTGGTGTTCGCCGATCTGGGCGCACCGGCCTACGCACTCAAGGCGCGTGTTCAGCTGTTGCGCGACCTCGGGCCCGCCATCTCCCCGTTCAACGCCTTCCTCATCGCGCAGGGACTGGAGACGTTGAGCCTGCGGGTGCAACGCCACGTCGAAAATGCGCAGCGGGTGGCCGAGTACCTCGCCGCCCAGCCGGAGGTCACCGGGGTCAACTACGCCGGGCTACCCACCTCCCCCTGGCACGAACGCGCGAAGTCATTGGCCCCCAAGGGTGCCGGTGCAGTACTCGCATTCGAACTGGACGGAGGAGTCGAGGCGGCAACCACCTTCATCGATTCCCTGACACTGCACAGCCAGGTGGCCAACATCGGCGATGTGCGATCGCTGGTCATTCACCCCGCCACGACGACACACGCACAGCTGGCGCCCGCCGAACAGGTGGCCTCCGGCGTCACACCCGGCCTGGTGCGGTTGGCGGTCGGCATTGAAGGCATCGACGACATCCTGTCCGATCTGGACACCGGATTCGCCGCCGTACGGCGGCTCAAACAACCTGCGGCGGTGGCATCATCGTGA
- the metX gene encoding homoserine O-acetyltransferase MetX — protein sequence MTIEQQLPAPNVALPQGDEITYVSIGSITLESGAVIDDATIAVQSWGELSPHRDNVVFVCHALTADSHVVGSAGPDHITGGWWEGIIGPGAAIDTDQWCAIATNVLGGCRGSTGPTSPAADGKPWGSRFPEVSIRDQVNADIAALAQLGITEVAAVVGGSMGGARALEWAVMQPDSVRAALVLAVGARATGDQIGTQSTQIAAIRSDPDWQGGDYHDSGRSPEKGLNLARRIAHLTYRGEVELDTRFGNDPQVGPDGPEDPWADGRYAVQSYLEHQGNKFVRRFDAGSYVILTEALNRHDVGRNRGGVEKALRGCPVPVVVGGITSDRLYPLRLQEELADLLPGCTGLRVVESLHGHDAFLIEFDAVSELVRETLALAKSAQAS from the coding sequence GTGACCATCGAACAGCAGCTTCCGGCTCCGAACGTCGCCCTCCCCCAGGGTGACGAGATCACCTATGTCTCAATAGGTTCGATCACGCTGGAAAGCGGTGCTGTCATCGACGACGCGACCATCGCGGTACAGAGCTGGGGAGAGCTCTCGCCCCATCGCGACAATGTGGTCTTTGTCTGCCACGCACTGACCGCCGACTCCCACGTGGTCGGCTCCGCGGGGCCCGACCACATCACCGGCGGCTGGTGGGAAGGAATCATCGGTCCGGGCGCGGCGATCGACACCGACCAATGGTGCGCCATCGCCACCAACGTGCTGGGTGGCTGCCGGGGTAGCACCGGCCCGACTTCCCCTGCCGCCGATGGAAAGCCCTGGGGCTCACGATTCCCCGAGGTGTCGATACGTGACCAGGTGAACGCCGACATCGCCGCACTCGCACAACTCGGCATCACCGAGGTCGCTGCCGTCGTCGGCGGTTCGATGGGCGGTGCACGCGCACTGGAATGGGCCGTCATGCAGCCGGATTCGGTGCGTGCAGCGCTGGTGCTGGCGGTTGGTGCACGCGCAACCGGCGATCAGATCGGCACCCAGAGCACGCAGATCGCCGCCATTCGGTCCGATCCCGACTGGCAGGGCGGCGACTACCACGACAGTGGACGCAGCCCGGAGAAGGGACTGAACCTCGCCCGGCGCATCGCGCACCTGACCTACCGCGGAGAGGTCGAACTGGACACCCGGTTCGGTAACGATCCCCAGGTCGGCCCGGACGGTCCCGAGGATCCGTGGGCCGACGGCCGATACGCGGTGCAGAGCTACCTGGAGCATCAGGGCAACAAGTTCGTCCGGCGCTTCGACGCCGGAAGCTACGTCATCCTGACCGAGGCGCTCAACCGGCACGACGTCGGCCGGAACCGTGGCGGTGTCGAGAAGGCGCTGCGCGGCTGCCCTGTCCCCGTCGTCGTCGGCGGTATCACGTCCGATCGGCTGTACCCGCTGCGCCTGCAGGAGGAATTAGCCGACCTGCTTCCCGGTTGTACCGGCTTGCGGGTGGTCGAATCGCTGCATGGCCACGACGCGTTCCTCATCGAGTTCGACGCGGTGAGCGAGCTGGTTCGGGAGACACTCGCCCTGGCCAAGTCAGCACAGGCTTCGTAA